A portion of the Nitrospira defluvii genome contains these proteins:
- a CDS encoding DUF5069 domain-containing protein → MIGMEQVRKLAKDLTKTYPRSPREMLGGYVIAARCADKCRAFLLGINGEYNYWPCSLASLLFAYTGIAPDQFKEVVATGATDEELGTWLKVHSKVQDRQAIIEWNNKMRDLRLSEMAPSVQAYMEDYIPKYVPTHRPVYTYFDVYDLEEKRF, encoded by the coding sequence ATGATTGGTATGGAACAGGTCCGCAAGCTGGCGAAGGATCTCACCAAGACCTATCCTCGCAGCCCGAGGGAAATGCTCGGCGGATATGTGATCGCTGCTCGCTGCGCGGATAAATGCCGGGCGTTCTTGTTGGGCATCAATGGGGAGTACAACTACTGGCCCTGTTCCCTGGCGAGCCTGTTATTCGCCTATACGGGGATCGCTCCTGACCAGTTCAAGGAGGTCGTGGCAACCGGAGCGACGGACGAAGAGCTTGGTACATGGCTCAAGGTCCACAGCAAGGTGCAAGACCGACAGGCCATCATTGAGTGGAATAACAAGATGCGGGACCTGCGTCTGTCCGAGATGGCTCCGTCGGTGCAGGCCTATATGGAAGACTACATCCCGAAATACGTGCCGACGCATCGCCCGGTGTATACCTACTTCGATGTGTACGATCTGGAAGAGAAGCGTTTCTAG
- a CDS encoding ferredoxin--NADP reductase translates to MSEAAGESGYSVTLTERRLVAEGTMAFYFDKPTQFAFTPGQFVDLTLPQPSETDAAGNTRAFSIASAPQESILMVATRLRDTAFKRELQRMPLGSTVRMEGPFGKLVLHADQTRPAVFLAGGIGITPFRSMVVQAAMQRSSHPMVLFYSNRRPEDAPFLEELQALQDKNPHYRFVGTMTEPEKSSRPWQGETGYINAALLSKHLVNVEKPIYYVVGPPGMVTALRAMLKEARIEDSDVRTEKFAGY, encoded by the coding sequence ATGAGTGAGGCGGCGGGTGAGAGCGGGTATTCGGTCACATTGACAGAGCGCCGGCTGGTGGCGGAAGGGACGATGGCGTTCTACTTCGACAAGCCGACGCAGTTTGCCTTCACGCCGGGTCAGTTTGTCGACCTGACGCTGCCGCAGCCTTCTGAGACCGATGCGGCGGGAAATACCAGGGCCTTTTCCATCGCGAGCGCACCGCAGGAATCGATCCTGATGGTCGCCACCCGGCTTCGCGATACCGCCTTCAAGCGCGAACTGCAGCGTATGCCTCTCGGCTCAACTGTCCGGATGGAAGGGCCGTTCGGAAAGTTGGTGCTGCATGCCGACCAGACCCGCCCCGCCGTCTTTCTGGCAGGCGGAATCGGCATTACACCGTTTCGCAGCATGGTGGTGCAGGCGGCGATGCAGCGGTCATCGCACCCCATGGTGCTGTTCTACTCCAATCGGCGACCGGAGGATGCGCCGTTCCTTGAGGAGCTACAGGCTTTGCAGGACAAGAATCCTCATTATCGCTTCGTGGGCACCATGACCGAACCCGAGAAATCCTCCCGACCTTGGCAGGGCGAGACGGGGTACATCAATGCGGCGCTGCTCTCCAAACATCTCGTGAATGTGGAGAAGCCGATCTACTACGTGGTCGGCCCGCCAGGTATGGTGACCGCGCTACGGGCGATGTTGAAAGAGGCCCGCATCGAAGACAGCGATGTTCGCACTGAAAAATTTGCGGGCTACTGA
- a CDS encoding NmrA family NAD(P)-binding protein, giving the protein MFVVLGVTGHTGKVVAETLLARKQPVRVVVRSADQGAAWRTKGAEVAVASLDDVPALTRAVQGASGLYLLIPPNYGASSWIAEQRKRVDQAAEAVKAGGVAQVLLLSSVGAQLPDGTGPIRAVRYGEQQLGVVTRNLTVLRPCYFMENWAIGLGMAREQGVLPTFIPPQASIPMISTSDIGRVAAERLMAGGSGHEIVELAGPEEYSPEQVAVEFGRILGRKVESQAAPLSAVVPTMTSFGFSDEAARLFEEMYTSFSKGTIGYEFPKAVVRGTISLAEAARGMA; this is encoded by the coding sequence ATGTTTGTCGTACTGGGAGTGACCGGACATACGGGAAAGGTTGTGGCAGAGACATTGCTGGCGCGCAAGCAGCCGGTGAGGGTGGTGGTGCGATCGGCTGACCAAGGCGCGGCATGGCGCACCAAGGGGGCGGAGGTGGCTGTCGCTTCGCTGGATGATGTGCCGGCCTTGACGCGAGCCGTGCAAGGCGCTTCAGGTCTGTATCTGCTGATTCCGCCAAACTATGGCGCCTCATCCTGGATCGCGGAACAGCGGAAACGGGTGGACCAGGCGGCGGAAGCGGTGAAAGCCGGCGGTGTGGCACAGGTCCTATTGTTGTCGTCTGTCGGCGCGCAGCTTCCGGATGGGACCGGGCCGATCCGAGCAGTTCGGTATGGTGAGCAACAGTTGGGTGTGGTGACGCGCAATCTGACGGTGTTGCGTCCGTGCTATTTCATGGAGAATTGGGCGATTGGTCTCGGCATGGCGAGGGAACAGGGGGTGCTCCCCACCTTCATACCCCCGCAGGCCAGCATACCGATGATTTCGACGAGCGACATCGGCCGGGTGGCGGCGGAGCGATTGATGGCCGGTGGATCGGGGCATGAGATTGTGGAACTTGCAGGCCCGGAGGAGTACAGTCCGGAGCAGGTGGCGGTGGAATTCGGCCGGATCCTCGGGCGCAAGGTCGAGTCACAGGCTGCGCCGCTCAGTGCTGTCGTGCCGACCATGACCTCATTCGGGTTTTCTGATGAGGCGGCAAGGCTGTTCGAAGAGATGTACACCTCCTTCTCCAAGGGCACGATCGGGTATGAGTTTCCCAAGGCAGTGGTGCGCGGAACCATCTCCTTAGCCGAAGCCGCGCGAGGGATGGCGTAA
- a CDS encoding pirin family protein — MHTETIGTKELVGVYQPGSHHMVGDGFPVRNMIPGAGVDEQLSPFLMLDYMGPDQVPPSARQRGVGEHPHRGFETVTIMYHGKVAHRDSTGSGGVIGPGDVQWMTAASGVVHEELHEKEFARQGGLLEGIQLWVNLPKAFKMTTPRYQTLVKEDIPSVDLGGGAGRLRVIAGTFRGVNGPARTFSPVHLYDVRLTAGHQVELALPDGFNSSVFVLHGQVVVNGTQAVGDVELALLGKRGERVTLEAKQDSTLLVMSGQPIEEPIARYGPFVMNTREEIIQAVHDYQAGKMGHLS; from the coding sequence ATGCACACAGAGACAATCGGAACGAAAGAACTGGTCGGTGTCTATCAGCCGGGCTCGCATCATATGGTGGGTGATGGATTTCCTGTGCGCAATATGATTCCGGGCGCCGGTGTCGACGAACAGCTGTCTCCGTTCTTGATGCTCGACTATATGGGGCCCGACCAGGTTCCGCCCAGCGCCAGACAACGCGGGGTGGGAGAACATCCGCATCGCGGGTTCGAAACGGTGACGATCATGTATCATGGAAAGGTGGCGCACCGGGATTCGACGGGCAGCGGCGGTGTCATCGGGCCCGGTGATGTGCAGTGGATGACGGCCGCATCCGGGGTCGTGCATGAAGAGCTGCACGAAAAGGAATTCGCACGGCAGGGTGGGTTGCTGGAAGGCATTCAGCTGTGGGTGAATTTGCCGAAGGCCTTCAAAATGACGACGCCACGGTATCAGACGTTGGTGAAGGAAGACATCCCGTCAGTTGATCTTGGCGGAGGCGCCGGCCGGCTTCGGGTGATCGCCGGCACGTTTCGGGGCGTGAACGGTCCTGCGAGGACGTTCAGCCCGGTTCATCTGTATGATGTGCGGCTGACGGCGGGGCACCAGGTGGAACTGGCATTGCCCGACGGGTTTAATTCGTCGGTCTTTGTGCTGCACGGACAGGTCGTGGTGAACGGCACGCAAGCCGTGGGCGACGTGGAACTCGCACTCCTCGGGAAGCGCGGTGAGCGGGTGACGCTCGAGGCCAAGCAGGACAGCACCCTGCTCGTGATGAGCGGTCAGCCGATCGAGGAGCCGATTGCGCGGTATGGACCGTTTGTGATGAACACGCGAGAAGAGATCATTCAGGCGGTGCATGATTACCAGGCCGGAAAGATGGGCCATTTGTCATGA
- a CDS encoding VOC family protein, giving the protein MAVHVYGCNHIVIEVTDAKEAVKFYSDVFGLEMLRGGEGAAWCKLGEHQFMAIFEVEQLQPDRVKHFGLMVRDAEQIKEVRRKLTKKYKLKMAPHFRCDFRDPWGNRIQVGDLSDESLVWLLPYQEVQKTGITFSKPSRTRAGKGATT; this is encoded by the coding sequence ATGGCGGTCCACGTCTACGGATGTAACCACATCGTCATTGAAGTCACCGACGCCAAGGAGGCGGTGAAGTTTTATTCGGATGTATTCGGGCTCGAAATGTTGCGCGGTGGCGAAGGCGCCGCATGGTGCAAGCTCGGCGAGCATCAATTCATGGCCATTTTTGAAGTCGAGCAGTTGCAGCCTGACCGCGTGAAGCATTTCGGGTTGATGGTTCGCGATGCGGAGCAGATCAAAGAGGTACGGCGAAAACTCACCAAGAAATACAAATTGAAGATGGCGCCGCATTTCCGCTGTGATTTCCGCGACCCCTGGGGGAATCGTATCCAGGTCGGCGACCTGTCGGATGAGTCATTGGTGTGGCTCCTCCCCTATCAGGAAGTTCAAAAAACGGGCATCACATTCTCCAAGCCCTCGCGCACGAGAGCAGGAAAAGGAGCGACCACATGA
- a CDS encoding DUF721 domain-containing protein — protein MRGQSRLDSFGTILAGVAHRLGLESKLFEARLRRHWPEIVGEPIATHTRPDQVRFKKLYILVHNSVWLQQLTFLKPELLDKVNSMAGEKLVTELVLRIGDVSLDRASQPMASAPEAGPPQPSAELLREATLHTQGIQDQALREQLAAVMAQALAMTPPDSSRRAP, from the coding sequence ATGCGAGGACAGAGCAGGCTCGATTCATTCGGTACGATTTTGGCCGGGGTGGCTCACCGGCTGGGCCTGGAGAGCAAACTCTTCGAGGCCCGTCTGCGACGTCACTGGCCTGAAATCGTGGGCGAGCCCATTGCCACGCACACACGCCCTGACCAAGTCCGCTTTAAGAAGCTCTACATCCTCGTACACAACTCGGTCTGGCTGCAACAACTCACCTTCCTCAAACCCGAGCTGCTGGACAAGGTCAACTCGATGGCCGGAGAGAAGCTGGTGACGGAACTCGTGCTGCGCATCGGAGACGTGTCCCTGGACCGCGCCTCACAGCCGATGGCATCAGCGCCCGAGGCCGGACCGCCGCAGCCGAGTGCCGAACTCCTTCGAGAAGCGACACTGCATACACAAGGAATTCAGGATCAGGCTCTGCGCGAACAGCTGGCGGCCGTCATGGCGCAGGCGTTGGCGATGACACCGCCGGACTCTTCGCGGCGGGCCCCTTAA
- a CDS encoding c-type cytochrome codes for MQALKVVWTVPALILTAFVVVGNVLSIAEATFQEAPEPGFQWKDGAEVYAKVCAFCHEAKVGPTIRGRGLAPAYITFIVRHGNRAMPSFRAAEIDDESLARVAEYVSKAAANQ; via the coding sequence ATGCAAGCGTTAAAAGTAGTATGGACGGTGCCGGCCTTGATCCTGACGGCATTCGTGGTGGTGGGGAATGTGCTCAGCATCGCAGAGGCCACATTTCAAGAGGCTCCCGAACCTGGGTTCCAATGGAAAGACGGGGCCGAAGTCTATGCGAAGGTCTGTGCGTTTTGTCATGAGGCCAAGGTCGGCCCGACCATTCGCGGGCGTGGCCTTGCTCCCGCCTACATCACATTCATCGTCCGCCACGGTAACCGTGCTATGCCATCCTTTCGCGCCGCGGAGATCGACGACGAGTCGCTGGCGAGGGTGGCCGAGTATGTCTCGAAAGCCGCAGCCAACCAGTAA
- a CDS encoding VOC family protein, with product MKAHYLGHVVFYVKDLQRSLAFYRDLLGFQEVGRIFNGAAAALTSGRTHHELLLIQVGDAPAPPQGRRRGLYHIGIKVGDSLDELRAAKQELEAAGVVIDGMSDHTVSQSLYLRDPDGNEVEVYVDADEALWKNNPAAVVSPIKPLSL from the coding sequence ATGAAGGCGCACTATCTCGGGCATGTGGTGTTCTACGTCAAGGATCTCCAGCGCTCGCTGGCGTTCTATCGCGATCTCCTGGGCTTTCAGGAAGTCGGGCGGATTTTCAACGGCGCCGCTGCGGCACTGACCTCTGGTCGGACGCATCACGAGTTGCTGTTGATTCAAGTCGGCGATGCGCCGGCTCCTCCGCAAGGCCGACGGCGCGGGCTCTATCATATCGGTATCAAGGTCGGCGACAGCCTGGATGAGCTTCGTGCGGCGAAACAGGAACTGGAAGCGGCAGGTGTCGTCATCGACGGCATGAGCGACCATACCGTGAGCCAGAGCCTCTACCTCCGCGATCCGGACGGCAACGAAGTCGAGGTCTACGTGGATGCCGATGAGGCCTTGTGGAAGAACAACCCGGCGGCGGTCGTGTCGCCGATCAAGCCACTGTCGCTCTAG
- a CDS encoding CDGSH iron-sulfur domain-containing protein: MEEPVIAAKQPAVMELEAGTYYWCRCGRSKKQPFCDGSHKGTSFTPMEFTTTEKKTVALCQCKHTKNPPFCDGTHKSL, translated from the coding sequence ATGGAAGAACCAGTCATTGCAGCGAAGCAGCCGGCGGTCATGGAGTTGGAAGCCGGGACGTACTATTGGTGCCGGTGCGGGCGCTCGAAGAAGCAACCGTTTTGTGATGGGTCTCACAAGGGAACCAGTTTCACGCCTATGGAGTTCACGACAACCGAAAAGAAAACCGTGGCGTTGTGCCAGTGTAAGCACACCAAGAACCCGCCGTTCTGCGACGGGACCCACAAGTCGCTTTGA
- a CDS encoding twin-arginine translocation signal domain-containing protein: protein MDIDRRSLMKGLLAGGALLALGTPSWAFADRPTRNPKRCLLFLGDNNVDDQFANGVRAACQEVEYDELEMMKVHGGLLSAPGTLVSLLEQTSGARWIAVMDDASAAVFQELARTSGGRFLSVGSHASVNDQACSLRHTWLTASSAQGVGGFLASRLIAARESFSITESFLNESSATSMPSGWSASGFSSYRRAGSDAMHLHCSGLSLLEGCAQLGLTGGEGWTPIPPPISASETVSRQSRQWVESVGYAVAASALGVNEVQEVCSTRAFVSRTFNPNPLRSTQRFVSFVMDL, encoded by the coding sequence ATGGATATCGATCGACGCAGCCTCATGAAAGGTTTGTTGGCGGGAGGGGCTCTGCTGGCGCTCGGGACTCCGTCGTGGGCGTTTGCGGACAGGCCGACCAGGAATCCCAAGCGGTGTCTGCTCTTCCTGGGAGACAACAACGTGGACGACCAGTTTGCCAACGGTGTCCGCGCGGCCTGTCAGGAAGTGGAATACGATGAGCTGGAAATGATGAAGGTGCACGGTGGACTCCTGTCCGCTCCTGGCACGCTCGTGTCATTGCTTGAACAGACGAGCGGAGCGCGCTGGATTGCCGTCATGGACGACGCGAGTGCGGCGGTGTTTCAGGAACTGGCGCGGACATCCGGAGGTCGGTTCCTCTCAGTCGGTTCTCATGCTTCAGTGAACGACCAGGCCTGCTCGCTTCGGCATACGTGGCTCACGGCCTCATCTGCTCAGGGTGTTGGTGGCTTCCTCGCTTCCCGACTCATCGCGGCACGTGAAAGTTTTTCGATTACCGAAAGCTTCCTCAACGAATCATCTGCCACGAGCATGCCGAGCGGCTGGTCTGCATCGGGATTTTCCTCCTATCGGCGTGCCGGATCCGACGCGATGCATCTCCACTGTTCGGGACTGTCGCTCCTGGAAGGATGTGCACAGCTGGGCTTGACTGGAGGTGAGGGATGGACGCCCATCCCACCCCCCATCTCTGCAAGTGAAACGGTCTCGCGGCAGTCTCGACAGTGGGTGGAATCCGTGGGTTATGCGGTGGCGGCTTCGGCTCTTGGGGTGAATGAGGTTCAGGAAGTCTGCTCTACCCGCGCGTTCGTCTCTCGAACGTTCAATCCTAATCCATTGCGTTCCACACAACGATTCGTCTCATTCGTGATGGATCTTTAG
- a CDS encoding Rieske 2Fe-2S domain-containing protein: MPDANWTEVGQVDELKQKPLQEVVCGKTTLALSYHDGRFAAISGICNHIGGPLGQGRLDGDYVVCPWHYWKFHRQTGQGEPGYEGDCVPSYSLMIDGGRLYVDLASATKRKKLPKTSHPLARPIVRGEGPIRVLGLATTAMTVDQPRYSASDALLEVALGHAREQLQADTRLIKLRDLSFRPCEGFYSKAAEACTWPCSITQMDPADQMEQVYEGVVHWADVILVSTPIRWGGASSLYYKMVERMNCIQNQETVANRHLLKNKVAAFIIMGGQDNVQGVAGQMMTFFAEVGCQFPQFPFIAHSRGWSAEDMERNNSEVQRSRELRDGAQALVSRAVEMARLMVEGRLAEPPLARGGRKAHQLDSEPTG, encoded by the coding sequence GTGCCGGATGCGAATTGGACTGAAGTCGGTCAGGTCGACGAGCTGAAGCAGAAGCCGCTGCAGGAAGTCGTCTGTGGCAAGACCACACTCGCCCTGAGTTATCACGACGGCAGGTTTGCGGCCATTTCGGGCATCTGCAATCACATCGGCGGGCCGCTGGGACAGGGTCGGCTCGACGGCGACTATGTGGTCTGTCCCTGGCACTACTGGAAATTTCATCGCCAGACGGGTCAGGGTGAACCGGGGTATGAGGGGGACTGCGTGCCCAGCTATTCGCTGATGATTGACGGGGGACGCCTGTACGTCGATCTGGCGTCGGCCACCAAGCGGAAGAAGTTACCGAAGACATCCCATCCCTTGGCCCGTCCGATCGTGCGCGGCGAGGGTCCGATTCGCGTGTTGGGCCTCGCCACCACGGCGATGACGGTCGACCAACCGCGCTATAGCGCCTCCGACGCCCTACTGGAAGTCGCCTTGGGACACGCGCGCGAGCAACTCCAGGCCGACACGCGGCTCATCAAGCTGCGCGACCTGTCGTTCAGGCCTTGTGAAGGGTTCTATTCCAAGGCGGCGGAAGCCTGCACCTGGCCCTGTTCCATTACCCAGATGGATCCGGCCGACCAGATGGAGCAGGTGTACGAAGGGGTTGTGCACTGGGCGGACGTGATTTTGGTTTCCACCCCGATCAGATGGGGCGGCGCCAGCAGTCTCTACTACAAAATGGTTGAACGCATGAATTGCATTCAGAACCAGGAGACGGTCGCGAACCGGCATCTGCTCAAGAACAAGGTGGCCGCGTTCATCATCATGGGCGGGCAGGACAATGTGCAGGGCGTTGCGGGACAAATGATGACCTTCTTTGCTGAGGTCGGCTGCCAGTTTCCTCAATTCCCGTTCATCGCCCATTCACGGGGATGGAGCGCGGAAGACATGGAACGGAACAATTCCGAAGTGCAGCGCAGCCGTGAATTGCGGGATGGTGCGCAGGCGCTGGTCTCCCGCGCCGTGGAGATGGCGCGGCTGATGGTCGAGGGACGGCTGGCCGAGCCACCACTGGCCCGTGGCGGCCGGAAGGCGCACCAACTCGACAGTGAACCAACAGGATGA
- a CDS encoding DsbA family oxidoreductase has product MSERSLTIDIYSDVVCPWCYIGKRRLEQALESAQAQERARVFWRPFQLNPTMPKVGIDRRVYLETKFGGPEEVQAIHDRITVAGVSAGIEFAFGRITRTPNTFDAHRLVWFAQQQGRQDALVEALFYGYFMEGVNVGEADQLISLAAGAGLDGAAVGRFLESNDGVEGVRQEEARGRQLGIRGVPYFVLNGKATVSGAQPVETFVAAINQASA; this is encoded by the coding sequence ATGAGCGAGAGATCGCTCACCATCGACATCTATTCGGACGTGGTCTGCCCCTGGTGTTACATCGGGAAGCGGCGGTTGGAACAGGCGCTCGAATCGGCGCAGGCGCAAGAACGCGCTCGTGTCTTCTGGCGCCCGTTCCAGCTGAACCCGACCATGCCCAAAGTCGGTATAGATCGCCGTGTGTATCTCGAGACGAAGTTCGGCGGGCCGGAAGAGGTGCAAGCGATCCACGATCGCATCACCGTCGCAGGAGTCAGTGCAGGCATCGAGTTCGCGTTCGGCCGAATCACGCGCACCCCGAACACGTTCGATGCGCATCGGCTCGTGTGGTTTGCTCAACAACAGGGTCGGCAAGACGCGTTGGTCGAGGCCTTGTTTTACGGGTATTTCATGGAGGGCGTGAATGTGGGTGAGGCCGACCAGCTGATCTCGCTGGCCGCCGGGGCTGGATTGGACGGGGCGGCGGTTGGTCGGTTCCTGGAGTCGAACGACGGGGTGGAGGGCGTGCGACAGGAAGAGGCCCGTGGGCGGCAATTGGGGATCAGAGGCGTCCCCTACTTCGTCTTGAACGGAAAGGCCACAGTGTCGGGGGCGCAGCCGGTCGAGACATTTGTCGCCGCGATCAACCAGGCGAGTGCGTAA
- the smpB gene encoding SsrA-binding protein SmpB, with amino-acid sequence MTKTQGQDDQFKVVATNRKAYHDYFIEEKFEAGVILRGTEVKSLREGRVNLQDSYASVDDGEVYLNHCHISPYSHGNLMNHDPLRKRKLLLHRKEINKLIGKTQLKGLTLVPLRIYFSKRGHAKVELALAKGKKQYDRRESIKAREAGREVERAIKSRK; translated from the coding sequence ATGACGAAGACACAGGGTCAAGACGATCAATTCAAGGTAGTGGCCACCAACCGGAAGGCCTACCACGACTATTTTATCGAGGAGAAATTCGAAGCCGGCGTCATCTTACGGGGGACGGAGGTCAAGTCCCTGCGAGAAGGGCGGGTGAACCTGCAAGACAGTTATGCCTCGGTCGATGACGGTGAGGTCTATTTGAATCATTGTCACATCAGCCCCTATTCGCACGGCAACCTCATGAATCATGATCCGCTTCGCAAGCGGAAGCTGCTCCTGCATCGCAAGGAGATCAATAAGCTGATCGGGAAGACTCAGCTCAAGGGTCTGACCCTCGTGCCGTTACGTATCTACTTTTCGAAGCGTGGGCATGCCAAGGTGGAACTGGCGTTGGCCAAGGGAAAGAAACAGTACGATCGTCGTGAATCCATCAAGGCGCGTGAAGCGGGGCGCGAGGTGGAGCGGGCGATCAAGAGCCGAAAGTAA
- a CDS encoding FAD-binding oxidoreductase — protein MASKFIALPKGVSEKTFEAAIAEFRSILGQDSVLVTAEQLAPYIKTMMPVPDADHTPSAALQATTVEQIQKIVAVCNKYTVPIWMISTGRNFGYGSAAPAERGQVVLDLKRMNRILEVDPDLCFALVEPGVTYKQLYDYIQEHKYPLWLSCPAPSAIAGPTGNTLDRGVGYTPYGEHFLFACGMEVVLANGEVLRTGMGSLPKSNTWQVFKWGYGPYLDGIFTQSNYGIVTKFGFWLMPAPPAFKPFVIQYENEDDIVEIVETIRPLRISGVIPNAIVIAHALYEAPTKAKRSDYVTGTGAITDDAVRQIMKDHKLGAWNVYAALYGTQEQIDVNWKIVTDSFSKSGKAKILTEQEAADDPAFQYRAALMRGDMTLKEFSLYNWRGGGGSMWFAPVSQARGSETLKQMAMTKRILGKYGLDYSGEFIVGMRDMHHIVDVLYDKTDPAMTKAAYQCFDELLTEFSNEGYGTYRVNTAFMDKVAHTYGPVQRHVHKTLKEALDPNGILAPGKSGIR, from the coding sequence ATGGCCAGCAAATTTATCGCGCTACCGAAAGGTGTCTCGGAGAAAACCTTTGAGGCAGCGATCGCCGAATTCCGCAGTATCCTGGGCCAGGATTCCGTCCTTGTCACGGCGGAACAGCTTGCCCCTTACATCAAGACCATGATGCCGGTCCCGGACGCGGACCATACTCCTTCGGCCGCGCTCCAGGCTACGACGGTCGAACAGATCCAGAAGATTGTCGCGGTCTGCAACAAATATACAGTCCCGATCTGGATGATCTCGACCGGTCGGAACTTCGGGTATGGTTCTGCCGCGCCGGCCGAACGGGGTCAGGTGGTGCTCGATCTGAAACGGATGAACCGCATTCTGGAAGTCGATCCGGATCTCTGTTTCGCCCTCGTCGAACCGGGTGTCACGTACAAACAGCTCTACGATTACATACAGGAACACAAGTATCCGCTCTGGCTCTCCTGTCCCGCCCCTTCTGCCATTGCCGGGCCGACCGGCAATACGTTGGATCGCGGCGTCGGGTATACGCCCTATGGAGAACATTTTCTCTTTGCCTGCGGGATGGAAGTCGTCCTCGCGAACGGCGAGGTGTTGCGCACGGGGATGGGCTCGCTGCCGAAGTCCAACACCTGGCAGGTCTTCAAGTGGGGATATGGACCGTATCTGGATGGGATCTTTACCCAATCCAATTACGGCATCGTGACCAAATTCGGATTCTGGCTGATGCCCGCCCCTCCCGCCTTCAAACCGTTCGTCATTCAGTACGAGAATGAAGACGATATCGTGGAAATCGTCGAGACTATTAGGCCGCTTCGCATCAGCGGGGTCATCCCCAATGCGATCGTGATCGCCCATGCGCTCTATGAAGCGCCAACGAAGGCCAAGCGGAGCGACTATGTGACAGGCACCGGGGCGATCACCGATGACGCGGTGCGGCAGATCATGAAGGACCACAAGCTAGGGGCCTGGAATGTCTATGCGGCGCTGTACGGCACGCAGGAACAGATCGACGTGAATTGGAAGATCGTGACGGACTCGTTCAGCAAATCCGGTAAGGCAAAGATTCTGACGGAACAGGAAGCGGCTGACGATCCGGCCTTCCAGTATCGCGCCGCACTGATGCGCGGAGACATGACTCTCAAGGAATTCTCGCTCTACAACTGGCGCGGCGGCGGCGGCTCCATGTGGTTCGCCCCGGTCTCGCAGGCGCGTGGAAGCGAGACCCTCAAACAAATGGCCATGACCAAACGTATTCTGGGGAAATACGGACTGGACTATTCCGGCGAGTTCATCGTGGGCATGCGTGACATGCACCACATCGTGGACGTGCTCTATGACAAAACGGATCCGGCCATGACAAAGGCCGCCTACCAGTGTTTTGATGAGTTGCTGACCGAGTTCTCAAATGAAGGGTACGGCACCTACCGGGTCAACACGGCCTTCATGGATAAGGTCGCGCACACCTATGGTCCTGTGCAACGCCACGTCCATAAG